The Anoplolepis gracilipes chromosome 7, ASM4749672v1, whole genome shotgun sequence genome segment TAAACTTCCTGTGTAACTGCTCGAAACGCCTCTTCGACATTTATACCAGTCTTCGCACTGGTTTCAATATGATGGACACCGTGTTCATCGGCAAACGCTCTGGCTTCTTCCTTCGAGACTTCCCGTCTACCACCATTAGTTACTAGATCCAATTTACAGCCCACCAAAGCAAATACAGGACGATGTGGCTCGATATGTCTGCGAGCCTCCATCATCCATTGAGGAATATGCTCGAAACTTGCTCTATTACATACATCGTATATGAGAAGGGCTCCTACAGAGTTTCTGTAGTAAGATTTTGTAATTGAcctagagaaaataaaaatacttgatatttatctcacaataagaattaaaagcaagtgtataaaaatgtgtaatacaAGAATGTACAGcaagaaatgtattatttatcaatttggcatttttttaatacgcataaaaattatatacctaAATCTCTCTTGACCAGCTGTATCccataattgtaattttatcctCGTTCCATCCTTAACTTCTATTAATCGTGCGAAAAAATCCACGCCAACGGTTGGATCTGACAGCtaaaattgaacaaaatattaaaagaaatctctCTTTTGTTTATTGCTATCTTCCTAACTGTTATCGTAGCACTTTATGAGTTATtccaataaacaatattatatttaaatttttccattttattttcaggGAGAAGGAGCCATTGTATTTATTGTGATAATCAATTTAACTCTTATATTCTGTGTGATAATCGTtccttaattatattaatatgcaaaCTATGATGATGCAATTTCTTAATAACGAGTTAAAGAATGATACGCAGAAATAGAGAAGGcataattcaaaaatagaaaacaaatataCAGTTCACGGTTAAGTGGtacttaaatatgtaataattctaatacgTCCAAGTTGAAACACAATGGCACACTAACCTAACCTAATTAAATCGTCAAACGTTGTAGtgagttttattttcaattggaGCAAAATACGGGGATGATTtgcattgtaaattaattggaCTTTGAGGTTGGACGTCAAAAAAGTCGAAGCATAAAATCAACGGGGACAAGAACGGGGAAAAAGATAACACATAGCAGACATTCCTAATGGCAGCCTATATGCGCGGTCGGTTGTTATTCGCGAGGCAAGAGTTGTCAAGAGTCAAGAgtgatttaattttcctttttaccTCCGCGAATTTGCCGTCGGTGAAGTACTTGAGGAGAGAACTCTTGCCGACCGTACTGTCGCCGATCAGTATCAGTCGAAACTGATAATCGAAGAGAGGTTCTACCATCCTTGTTACAGCGCCAGGCGCCTGTGAATCGTACGCTCGTTGCTATTATTCTTGTAAATTGTCGTTAATTAGTGCCCTTCAGCAGGCCTCGCGCATCCCTCACATCGGCGTGACTTGACAGAGCGGCACAGCTGATCGTGACATCGATCATCGGAGAGCCTCGCACAATTATACGCGATCATACACTACACGCGGAAGAAGtatctccttctctttccctTCCTTGATTTACTCGATTCCGTATAAACTTCACAAACTTCGCGCTCCGATCGCGCGCTGGCCACTGGCACTGGCTACTGCGCACATCCAGCTGCTGCGAGCAGCGATCGAGTGATGCCAGATTCGAGACGCGCGATGCGCCACCTGTCAAATCCTAATGGACGGGATaacgcaaaaaaaagaaaactgtaaaaagaaaactgcGCAGCGTTCGAATCCGTACGATAATTATGTATCATATATGcatgataatttaaatcatttttcgaGCATGGCACTTTGGTATAGTATCATAAAAAgatgataatataaagaaatgagaACGTAGAGGAGATTGTGTTAATTTTGAACCATCAAAagatgaataatt includes the following:
- the LOC140667808 gene encoding ras-related protein Rab-39B-like, with protein sequence MVEPLFDYQFRLILIGDSTVGKSSLLKYFTDGKFAELSDPTVGVDFFARLIEVKDGTRIKLQLWDTAGQERFRSITKSYYRNSVGALLIYDVCNRASFEHIPQWMMEARRHIEPHRPVFALVGCKLDLVTNGGRREVSKEEARAFADEHGVHHIETSAKTGINVEEAFRAVTQEVYNRIQTGEYKVEDGWDGIKTGFARPSGLDFNLVEAEPAKTSCC